The Pseudomonas extremaustralis genome contains a region encoding:
- a CDS encoding carbamoyltransferase family protein, whose product MALTILGLSGALSHDPSAALYIDGKLIAAAEEERFVRDKHAKHRMPYESAKFCLEQAGIKPSDVDVVAIPFAPISLFGEARWHYAKRYWYAPDRALDAILMGNRRYKRYRNKIVWCLEQLGFDPKKIKIEPVEHHLAHASSAYHCSGFKEKTAILGIDGKGEYATTFFGYGENGKIHKIKEFYDPDSLGGLYGAVTEFLGFEMLDGEFKVMGMAPYGDASKYDFSRLASFENGELVINTDYANVIGLRRYKEKGKGFYFSPKLIEWLGPKREGDIADEPYIHYAASMQALFEKLSLQMIDYYLGDILKETGKLAFAGGCALNVKLNQKIIARDDVKELFVQPASGDAGTAVGAAAYVSHARGVPVEKMEHVYLGPSYSNEDVIAACAKHASKPNWRKIENTPQRIARIMVDGNPVAWFQGRMEFGPRALGGRSIIGCPSATGVADRINHQIKFRERWRPFCPSMLDTVAPQMIKVDHPAPFMTFTFEVSEEWKTRVPEVVHEDGTSRAQVLKREYNPRYYDMMKELEVLTGNGVSLNTSLNRRGEAMICSPTDALNMFYGSDLQYLIMEDILVVKDGVDPYDTLG is encoded by the coding sequence GTGGCATTGACGATTCTTGGCCTGTCCGGCGCCCTTAGCCATGATCCTTCCGCAGCCCTGTATATCGACGGCAAGCTGATCGCGGCCGCCGAAGAAGAGCGCTTCGTACGCGACAAACATGCAAAGCACCGCATGCCCTACGAATCGGCGAAGTTCTGCCTGGAACAGGCTGGCATCAAACCTTCCGATGTTGACGTGGTGGCGATTCCCTTCGCCCCGATCAGCCTGTTCGGCGAGGCGCGCTGGCACTACGCCAAGCGTTACTGGTACGCCCCGGACCGCGCGCTCGACGCGATCCTGATGGGCAACCGTCGCTACAAGCGCTACCGCAACAAGATCGTCTGGTGCCTGGAACAACTGGGCTTCGATCCGAAGAAAATCAAGATCGAACCGGTCGAACACCACCTGGCCCACGCCTCCAGCGCCTATCACTGCTCCGGCTTCAAGGAGAAAACCGCGATCCTGGGGATCGACGGTAAAGGCGAGTACGCCACCACCTTCTTCGGCTACGGCGAAAACGGCAAGATCCACAAGATCAAGGAATTCTACGACCCGGACTCCCTCGGCGGCCTGTACGGCGCGGTCACCGAGTTCCTCGGTTTCGAGATGCTCGACGGCGAGTTCAAGGTCATGGGCATGGCGCCGTATGGCGATGCCAGCAAGTACGATTTCTCGCGCCTGGCCTCCTTTGAAAACGGCGAGCTGGTGATCAACACCGACTACGCCAACGTCATTGGCCTGCGTCGCTATAAAGAGAAGGGCAAGGGGTTCTACTTCTCGCCCAAGCTGATCGAGTGGCTGGGTCCCAAGCGCGAAGGCGACATCGCCGACGAGCCCTACATCCACTACGCGGCCAGCATGCAGGCACTGTTCGAGAAACTGTCCCTGCAGATGATCGACTACTACCTGGGCGACATCCTCAAGGAAACCGGCAAGCTGGCCTTCGCCGGCGGCTGTGCGCTGAACGTCAAGCTGAACCAGAAGATCATTGCCCGCGACGACGTCAAGGAGCTGTTCGTGCAGCCGGCGTCCGGCGATGCCGGCACCGCCGTCGGCGCGGCCGCTTATGTGTCCCACGCCCGTGGTGTACCGGTCGAGAAGATGGAACACGTCTACCTCGGCCCGTCCTACAGCAACGAAGACGTGATCGCCGCCTGCGCCAAGCACGCGAGCAAGCCGAACTGGCGCAAGATCGAAAACACGCCCCAGCGCATCGCCAGGATCATGGTCGACGGCAACCCGGTGGCCTGGTTCCAGGGTCGCATGGAGTTTGGTCCGCGCGCCCTGGGCGGTCGTTCGATCATCGGTTGCCCGAGCGCCACCGGCGTGGCGGATCGCATCAACCACCAGATCAAGTTCCGCGAGCGCTGGAGGCCTTTCTGCCCGTCGATGCTCGACACCGTGGCCCCGCAGATGATCAAGGTCGACCATCCCGCGCCGTTCATGACCTTCACCTTTGAAGTGTCGGAAGAGTGGAAGACCCGCGTGCCGGAAGTGGTCCATGAAGATGGCACCTCCCGCGCCCAGGTACTCAAGCGCGAATACAACCCGCGCTACTACGACATGATGAAAGAACTCGAAGTGCTGACCGGTAACGGCGTATCCCTGAACACCTCGCTCAACCGCCGTGGCGAAGCGATGATCTGCTCGCCGACCGACGCGCTGAACATGTTCTACGGCTCCGACCTGCAATACCTGATCATGGAAGACATCCTGGTCGTCAAAGACGGCGTGGACCCTTATGACACGCTCGGCTGA
- a CDS encoding YceK/YidQ family lipoprotein gives MNIENAAALLMVSLLISGCGTLNTVLREDVAATRELRQQKTYCKSIPRAYSGAAFDFCLLHAAPDPTGRVISLVLADIALSGGLDTVVLPYTLYRQVEHGNIDIYR, from the coding sequence ATGAACATAGAAAACGCTGCGGCACTGCTGATGGTTTCGCTGCTCATCAGCGGCTGCGGCACACTCAACACGGTGCTGCGTGAAGATGTCGCAGCGACCCGTGAACTGCGCCAGCAAAAAACCTACTGTAAATCCATTCCGCGAGCCTACAGCGGCGCCGCGTTTGATTTCTGCCTGCTGCACGCCGCGCCGGACCCCACGGGCCGGGTGATCTCGTTGGTGTTGGCCGATATCGCGTTGTCGGGGGGGCTGGACACGGTCGTTCTGCCCTACACCCTGTACCGGCAAGTCGAACACGGCAATATCGACATCTATCGTTAA
- a CDS encoding ABC transporter permease codes for MNLRSLLPLTLPLVFALIVVVFALAAPGFLSGGNLKSLVLNNFVLLAIVAIGMTYAVAAGGIDLSVGTALDFASFSFVVLLNGGHSWAVAITGALGAGLMVGGLNAGLIAGLRISPFLATLGTLFIGTSAQQLLSDGGQPIYLAQGLKPELTGLTPLLIVVALALVYGLALARGRLGRELLAQGTQPLLAYYSGLSVRRIVTLVALATALACGVAGVLLSTTVGAYVPLSGNAFLLNAIGAVFIGTTLSRQGRANIPGTLLGVLFINVIANGLLLIGWNFYWQQVATGVLIFLVLTFSFASRRAVQSH; via the coding sequence ATGAATCTGCGTTCTTTATTGCCGCTGACGCTGCCGCTGGTGTTCGCGCTGATCGTGGTGGTCTTTGCCTTGGCCGCGCCAGGGTTTCTGAGCGGCGGAAATCTTAAAAGCCTGGTGCTGAACAACTTCGTGCTGCTGGCGATTGTCGCCATCGGCATGACATACGCGGTGGCGGCCGGCGGCATCGACCTGTCGGTGGGCACGGCGCTGGATTTCGCCAGTTTCAGCTTTGTGGTGCTGCTCAACGGCGGACACAGCTGGGCCGTCGCCATAACGGGCGCGCTGGGGGCCGGGCTGATGGTGGGGGGGTTGAACGCCGGCCTGATTGCCGGGCTGCGGATCAGTCCTTTCCTGGCGACCCTGGGCACGTTGTTCATCGGCACCAGCGCCCAGCAATTGCTCTCGGATGGCGGCCAGCCGATCTATCTGGCCCAGGGTTTGAAGCCTGAACTGACGGGCCTGACGCCGCTGCTGATCGTCGTGGCGCTGGCGCTGGTCTACGGCCTGGCCCTGGCGCGCGGACGCCTGGGCCGTGAATTGCTGGCCCAGGGCACGCAACCGCTGCTGGCGTATTACTCGGGGTTGTCGGTGCGGCGCATCGTCACGCTCGTCGCCCTGGCCACCGCTTTGGCCTGTGGCGTGGCGGGGGTGTTGCTCAGCACCACGGTCGGGGCCTATGTGCCACTGTCCGGCAACGCGTTTTTGCTCAACGCCATTGGCGCGGTATTTATCGGCACCACCTTGAGCCGACAGGGCCGGGCGAACATTCCCGGAACCCTGTTGGGCGTGCTGTTTATCAACGTGATCGCCAACGGCCTGCTGCTGATCGGCTGGAATTTCTATTGGCAGCAGGTGGCGACGGGCGTGCTGATTTTCCTGGTGCTGACCTTCAGTTTTGCCAGCCGCCGGGCGGTACAGAGCCACTGA
- a CDS encoding ABC transporter permease — MLEVATPGLSQRVWRAVLRRGSMGVFLAILLGFAVAAPNFLSVGNLANVFSQSAILGVLAFGLTCVIIGGGSNVLAGGLDLSLAANLGLCAAVFSRLNNAGLELWLSLLLTLGCGLAVGLLNGLAVVLLRLPPLLATLASMNVLAGLELVLTENTVVSTDSPLLDLLSGGSWLSVPALAWVLLVSAGVLTLLIQHSAYGLRLHAVGEYPQAAEAAGIRVQGYVLSSYLLSGLCAAVAALCSAAFFSGSTTGSGDMLLSVVAIAFLGVVFSRRWVASIPGTLLAALLIGFLINGFQLLNVSSFWVNGVQGVLILLVVAASSALNRGGQ, encoded by the coding sequence ATGCTTGAGGTCGCTACGCCCGGGTTATCGCAGCGTGTGTGGAGGGCGGTGCTGCGTCGGGGTTCGATGGGCGTGTTCCTGGCGATCCTGCTGGGGTTCGCCGTGGCTGCGCCGAACTTTCTGTCGGTGGGCAACTTGGCCAACGTGTTCAGCCAGTCGGCGATCCTCGGTGTGCTGGCTTTCGGGCTGACCTGCGTGATTATCGGCGGCGGTTCGAATGTGCTGGCCGGCGGGCTCGACCTGTCGCTGGCGGCCAACCTGGGGTTGTGCGCCGCGGTGTTCAGTCGCCTCAACAATGCCGGCCTGGAGCTGTGGCTCAGTCTGCTATTGACCCTGGGCTGCGGCCTGGCGGTCGGCTTGCTCAATGGTCTGGCCGTGGTGCTGCTGCGCCTGCCGCCGCTGTTGGCGACCCTGGCAAGCATGAACGTGCTGGCCGGGCTGGAACTGGTGCTGACTGAAAATACGGTGGTCTCCACCGATTCGCCGTTGCTCGACCTGCTCAGCGGCGGGTCTTGGCTGTCGGTGCCGGCGCTGGCGTGGGTGTTGCTGGTGAGCGCGGGCGTGCTGACCTTGCTGATCCAGCATTCGGCCTATGGGCTGCGCCTGCACGCGGTGGGTGAATATCCGCAAGCGGCCGAGGCGGCGGGCATTCGCGTGCAGGGTTATGTGCTGTCGAGTTACCTGCTCTCGGGCCTGTGCGCGGCGGTGGCTGCATTGTGTTCGGCAGCGTTTTTCAGTGGCAGCACCACGGGGTCCGGCGACATGTTGCTGTCGGTGGTGGCGATTGCCTTTCTTGGCGTGGTGTTTTCCCGGCGATGGGTGGCGAGTATCCCCGGCACCTTGCTGGCGGCGCTGTTGATCGGTTTTCTGATCAATGGCTTTCAACTGCTCAATGTCTCGAGTTTCTGGGTCAACGGCGTGCAGGGCGTGTTGATTCTGCTGGTGGTGGCCGCGTCCAGCGCATTGAACCGAGGGGGGCAGTGA